The following are encoded together in the Gammaproteobacteria bacterium genome:
- a CDS encoding N-acetyl sugar amidotransferase, producing the protein MVEKRDVKKLYNLPEEVRFCKKCTISNQRPRISFDENGVCSACNYSDFKKKEVDWDEREKELKELCDRHRKSDGSYDVIVPCSGGKDGSFVAHQLKYKHGMNPLTVTWAPLLPTDIGRKNLDAFINSGFDNILGKPNGIATRKLTRLAFKHMGDPFQPFIYGQANFPMKMAIQHNVALIMYGENGEVEYGGNMKNAFSPTREIADHDDHYFSGLPPEFWEQHGLSKADLAPFTSPKYQDVVDNKTEIHFFGYYKYWDPQENYYYCREHVGFEPNTERSEGTYSKYASLDDRIDGFHYYLSYIKFGIGRTTSDAAHEIRDEKIEREEGVALIKRYDSEFPKKYYKDFLEYCDITEEDFEEVIDSWRADHIWKKVDGKWVLRHAIDHDG; encoded by the coding sequence GTGGTAGAAAAACGTGATGTAAAAAAACTTTATAATCTTCCTGAAGAAGTCAGGTTTTGTAAGAAGTGCACTATTTCAAATCAACGTCCTCGAATTTCTTTTGATGAAAATGGGGTGTGCAGTGCTTGTAATTATTCCGATTTCAAGAAGAAAGAAGTTGATTGGGATGAGCGTGAAAAAGAACTGAAAGAATTATGTGATCGTCACAGGAAGTCTGATGGTTCATATGATGTTATCGTTCCTTGTAGTGGTGGTAAGGACGGTAGCTTTGTTGCGCATCAATTAAAGTATAAACATGGGATGAATCCTTTGACGGTGACTTGGGCACCTCTTTTGCCTACTGATATAGGAAGAAAAAATCTGGATGCCTTTATCAATTCGGGGTTTGATAATATTCTTGGCAAGCCTAATGGTATAGCGACGAGAAAGTTAACCCGGTTGGCTTTTAAACATATGGGGGATCCTTTTCAGCCCTTTATTTATGGGCAGGCCAATTTCCCCATGAAAATGGCAATTCAGCATAATGTGGCACTGATTATGTATGGTGAAAATGGAGAGGTGGAGTATGGTGGAAATATGAAGAATGCCTTTTCTCCAACTCGTGAGATAGCAGATCATGATGATCATTATTTTTCAGGTCTTCCGCCGGAGTTCTGGGAGCAACACGGTCTTTCCAAGGCGGATTTAGCACCATTTACGTCACCGAAATATCAGGATGTTGTTGACAATAAGACTGAGATACATTTTTTTGGGTATTATAAATATTGGGATCCTCAGGAAAATTATTATTATTGTCGTGAGCATGTTGGTTTCGAACCAAATACAGAGCGTTCGGAAGGTACATATTCAAAATATGCGAGCTTGGATGATCGAATTGATGGTTTTCATTATTATCTTTCCTATATAAAGTTTGGGATAGGTCGTACTACTTCTGACGCTGCTCATGAGATTCGTGATGAGAAAATTGAGCGTGAAGAGGGTGTCGCGCTTATTAAAAGATATGATAGTGAGTTCCCGAAGAAGTACTATAAGGATTTTCTTGAATATTGTGATATTACGGAAGAAGACTTTGAAGAAGTTATTGATAGCTGGAGAGCCGATCATATTTGGAAAAAAGTGGATGGGAAATGGGTGCTTCGCCACGCTATAGATCATGATGGATG
- the hisH gene encoding imidazole glycerol phosphate synthase subunit HisH, protein MTGRVSVIDYGMGNLLNVARAFEYCGANVDFVSVEEEIDASELLVLPGVGAFPDGMKELRNRRLIDSIRRHVNDGKPLLGICLGMQMLFESSEEFGGYDGLGLLAGKVIAIPDTGMDGVKHKIPHIGWNELMRGSEYSWNDTLLNNIEEGASVYFVHSYMVELEDHSKQLAYCDYDGRRITAVVEANNIMGCQFHPEKSGSAGLGIIDNFIKS, encoded by the coding sequence ATGACTGGTAGGGTTAGTGTTATTGATTATGGTATGGGGAACCTTCTGAATGTAGCACGTGCATTTGAGTATTGTGGTGCGAATGTTGATTTTGTTTCTGTAGAAGAAGAAATAGACGCTTCCGAATTGCTTGTTTTGCCGGGGGTAGGTGCCTTTCCAGATGGAATGAAAGAGCTGCGTAATAGAAGATTAATTGATTCAATCAGACGGCATGTAAATGATGGGAAGCCTTTGCTGGGAATTTGTTTAGGTATGCAGATGTTATTTGAGTCAAGTGAAGAATTCGGTGGTTATGATGGTTTAGGTTTATTAGCAGGTAAGGTGATTGCAATACCTGATACAGGCATGGATGGTGTTAAGCATAAGATCCCCCATATTGGCTGGAATGAATTAATGCGAGGTAGTGAATACTCATGGAATGATACTCTTCTGAATAATATAGAAGAGGGTGCCTCGGTTTATTTTGTTCATTCATATATGGTTGAATTGGAAGATCATAGTAAACAGCTGGCATATTGTGATTATGATGGACGTAGAATTACAGCAGTGGTTGAGGCAAATAATATTATGGGTTGTCAGTTCCATCCGGAAAAGAGTGGGAGTGCAGGCCTTGGGATTATAGATAATTTTATAAAGAGTTAA